A single Streptomyces sannanensis DNA region contains:
- a CDS encoding NifU family protein, whose protein sequence is MPWSDEDAREQVARVEALLGSLEHLPDDAARTRATESVRALVDLYGDCLARIMGRADAGLRAALAEDELVCQLLLVHDLHPLPAEERVRRALDEARPVLHEQGGDAEFLGVDQAVARVRLSTTGQGCGSTAAALAAAVRDVVSRAAPELDGVETEQDRRTLIPVTDVLLRRPAVAG, encoded by the coding sequence ATGCCCTGGAGCGACGAGGACGCCCGAGAGCAGGTGGCCAGGGTCGAGGCCCTGCTCGGCTCCCTGGAACACCTCCCCGACGACGCCGCCCGCACCCGCGCCACCGAGAGCGTACGGGCGCTGGTCGATCTCTACGGGGACTGCCTGGCCAGGATCATGGGCCGGGCCGACGCCGGCCTCCGTGCGGCGCTGGCCGAGGACGAACTGGTCTGCCAGCTGCTGCTGGTGCACGACCTCCACCCGCTGCCGGCCGAGGAACGCGTCCGCCGGGCCCTCGACGAGGCGCGGCCGGTGCTGCACGAGCAGGGCGGTGACGCCGAGTTCCTCGGCGTCGACCAGGCAGTGGCCCGCGTCCGGCTGAGCACCACCGGCCAGGGCTGCGGCTCCACGGCGGCGGCGCTCGCGGCGGCCGTCAGGGACGTCGTGAGCCGTGCCGCCCCCGAGCTGGACGGTGTGGAGACCGAACAGGACAGGCGGACGCTGATCCCGGTCACGGACGTCCTGCTGAGGCGCCCGGCGGTGGCCGGATGA
- a CDS encoding nickel-dependent hydrogenase large subunit, translating to MTTTEPGRQLTEVAFDPITRIVGNLGIYTKVDFANSEVVECRSTSSIFRGYSVFMKGKDPRDAHFITSRICGICGDNHATCSVYAQNMAYGVKPPPLAEWIINLGEAAEYIFDHTIFQDNLVFVDYCERMVKETNPSVLDRAERTEAQRGQVHGYKTVADIMRAFNPFEGEMYKAALQMSRLTREMCCLMEGRHVHPSTLYPGGVGTVATPQLFTDYLVRLMRCIDFIKKVVAMNDDVFDFFYEALPGYEEVGRRRTMLACWGAFQDPEVVDYDYRNMNAWGNAMFVTPGIIVDNQLLTTDLVDINLGMRILLGSSYYKDWVNEQTFVTHDPLGNPVDQRHPWNQTTLPAPQKRDLDGGKYSWVVSPRWYDKRSGDHLALDTGGGPIARLWATALAGKVRTPYVSSTGSSVRIDLPRTPETPEANLEWSPPPFPNTIERNRARMYFVAYAAGMALYFCEQALAEVRSGHTKVFEDFEVPDEAIGVGFHEAVRGVLSHHVVIKDRKIANYQPYPPTPWNASPRDSYGTPGPYEDAVQGSPIFEENGPDDFKGIDIMRTVRSFDPCLPCGVHMYLGGGRTLKQFHSPTFGSVG from the coding sequence TTGACCACGACCGAGCCGGGCCGCCAGCTGACCGAGGTGGCCTTCGACCCGATCACCCGAATCGTCGGCAACCTGGGCATCTACACCAAGGTGGACTTCGCCAACAGCGAGGTCGTCGAGTGCCGCTCCACGTCGTCGATCTTCCGTGGCTACAGCGTGTTCATGAAGGGCAAGGACCCTCGTGACGCGCACTTCATCACCAGCCGGATCTGCGGCATCTGCGGCGACAACCACGCGACCTGTTCGGTGTACGCCCAGAACATGGCCTACGGCGTCAAGCCGCCGCCCCTCGCCGAATGGATCATCAATCTCGGCGAAGCCGCGGAGTACATCTTCGACCACACGATCTTCCAGGACAATCTGGTCTTCGTCGACTACTGCGAACGCATGGTCAAGGAGACCAACCCCAGCGTCCTGGACCGCGCCGAGCGGACCGAGGCCCAGCGCGGTCAGGTGCACGGCTACAAGACCGTCGCCGACATCATGCGGGCCTTCAACCCGTTCGAAGGGGAGATGTACAAGGCCGCGCTGCAGATGAGCCGGCTGACCCGGGAGATGTGCTGCCTGATGGAGGGCCGGCACGTCCATCCGTCCACGCTCTACCCCGGCGGTGTGGGCACGGTGGCGACCCCTCAGCTGTTCACCGACTACCTGGTGCGGCTGATGCGCTGCATCGACTTCATCAAGAAGGTCGTCGCCATGAACGACGACGTCTTCGACTTCTTCTACGAGGCGCTGCCCGGCTACGAGGAGGTCGGTCGCCGTCGCACCATGCTGGCCTGCTGGGGCGCCTTCCAGGACCCGGAGGTCGTCGACTACGACTACCGGAACATGAACGCCTGGGGGAACGCCATGTTCGTCACCCCCGGCATCATCGTCGACAACCAGCTGCTCACCACCGATCTCGTCGACATCAACCTCGGTATGCGCATTCTGCTCGGCAGCTCCTACTACAAGGACTGGGTCAACGAGCAGACCTTCGTCACCCACGACCCGCTCGGCAACCCGGTCGACCAGCGCCACCCCTGGAACCAGACCACCCTTCCCGCACCCCAGAAGCGCGATCTGGACGGCGGCAAGTACAGCTGGGTGGTCAGCCCCCGCTGGTACGACAAGCGGAGCGGCGACCATCTCGCGCTGGACACCGGCGGCGGGCCGATCGCCCGCCTCTGGGCCACCGCGTTGGCCGGCAAGGTGCGTACGCCCTATGTCAGCTCCACCGGGAGTTCTGTCCGGATCGACCTGCCCAGGACCCCGGAGACACCCGAGGCCAACCTGGAATGGAGCCCGCCGCCGTTCCCCAACACCATCGAACGCAACCGGGCCCGGATGTACTTCGTCGCCTACGCCGCCGGCATGGCCCTGTACTTCTGTGAACAGGCACTGGCCGAGGTGCGCTCCGGACACACCAAGGTCTTCGAGGACTTCGAGGTGCCCGACGAGGCGATCGGCGTCGGCTTCCACGAAGCCGTCCGCGGAGTCCTCTCCCACCATGTGGTCATCAAGGACCGCAAGATCGCCAACTACCAGCCCTATCCGCCGACCCCCTGGAACGCGAGCCCACGCGACTCCTACGGCACCCCGGGACCGTACGAGGACGCCGTCCAGGGAAGCCCGATCTTCGAGGAGAACGGGCCGGACGACTTCAAGGGCATCGACATCATGCGCACCGTGCGCAGCTTCGACCCCTGCCTGCCGTGCGGCGTGCACATGTATCTCGGCGGCGGACGCACCCTGAAACAGTTCCACTCGCCGACCTTCGGCTCGGTCGGGTAG
- a CDS encoding DUF5947 family protein yields MSAFTASRLRQLVRARPAAAPPGRPGPAGERCELCSEPLPESHRHLLDIPADEIRCACRACSLLFDRQAAGGGHYRLLPDRRMRLDGLHLDDLVWAALGIPVDLAFFVRGSADGKVLARYPSPLGTLRADIDRRAWASVERDNPALATMEEDVEALLVDRTGGALRSWLLPLDDCYRLSAVVRTHWQGLSGGDEVRRRIEDFFTQLPEEKK; encoded by the coding sequence ATGAGCGCCTTCACGGCGTCGCGTCTGCGGCAGCTGGTCCGGGCCCGCCCCGCGGCAGCGCCACCGGGCAGACCCGGACCGGCGGGGGAGCGCTGCGAACTGTGCAGCGAACCGCTGCCGGAGTCCCACCGCCATCTGCTCGACATCCCCGCCGACGAGATCCGCTGCGCCTGCCGGGCCTGCTCCCTGCTCTTCGACCGGCAGGCCGCGGGCGGCGGCCACTACCGGCTGCTGCCGGACCGCCGTATGCGGCTGGACGGCCTCCACCTCGACGACCTCGTCTGGGCCGCCCTCGGCATCCCGGTCGACCTGGCCTTCTTCGTGCGCGGCAGCGCCGACGGGAAGGTGCTGGCCCGCTACCCGAGCCCCCTCGGCACCCTGCGGGCCGACATCGACCGGCGCGCCTGGGCGTCCGTCGAGCGGGACAACCCCGCACTGGCCACCATGGAAGAGGACGTCGAGGCCCTGCTCGTCGACCGTACCGGCGGCGCCTTGCGCTCCTGGCTGCTGCCGCTGGACGACTGCTACCGGCTCTCGGCCGTGGTCCGCACCCACTGGCAGGGCCTGAGCGGAGGGGACGAGGTCCGCCGGCGCATCGAGGACTTCTTCACCCAACTGCCCGAGGAGAAGAAATGA
- a CDS encoding DUF6084 family protein: MTVPELAFTVTAVRPARLTAVPTLEFGLAVTREGGGPVRSVLLTTLIRIAPARRRYDHVHRLRLAELFGTPDRWAETLRPLVWTRLTTVVPPFDDRTEVTLAVPCTTDIQLAVAKYFRAVDHGEVPLDFLFSGTVFHSAPGSGLNTAQISWDSHTDFDLPAALWREATGRTGWIPLSADSYDRLDDFRARHTLSSWDETANALLDRAGADITGAPWTP; the protein is encoded by the coding sequence ATGACCGTCCCGGAGCTGGCCTTCACCGTCACCGCTGTCCGCCCCGCCCGGCTGACGGCCGTGCCCACCCTCGAATTCGGGCTCGCCGTCACCCGGGAGGGCGGCGGCCCCGTGCGCTCCGTCCTGCTGACCACCCTCATCCGGATCGCACCGGCCCGGCGCCGCTACGACCACGTCCACCGGCTGCGGCTGGCCGAGCTCTTCGGCACCCCCGACCGCTGGGCCGAGACCCTGCGTCCGCTCGTCTGGACCCGGCTCACCACCGTCGTTCCGCCCTTCGACGACCGTACGGAGGTCACGCTCGCGGTGCCGTGCACCACCGACATCCAGCTGGCCGTGGCCAAGTACTTCCGTGCCGTGGACCACGGCGAGGTGCCGCTCGACTTCCTGTTCAGCGGCACCGTCTTCCACAGCGCCCCGGGCAGCGGACTGAACACCGCCCAGATCTCCTGGGATTCACATACGGACTTCGACCTCCCCGCCGCCCTCTGGCGGGAGGCGACCGGCCGCACCGGCTGGATCCCGCTGTCGGCGGACAGCTACGACCGCCTCGACGACTTCCGCGCCCGGCACACCCTGAGCAGCTGGGACGAGACCGCCAACGCCCTGCTGGACAGGGCCGGAGCCGACATCACAGGAGCGCCATGGACGCCGTAG